The Sphaeramia orbicularis chromosome 16, fSphaOr1.1, whole genome shotgun sequence genome window below encodes:
- the LOC115435197 gene encoding protein NLRC3-like isoform X1 yields MSQSGEKDDGVPPSDTTGSGGQERPDSPAPSLKSTRSSQSMGHPMAFQGQQCSETKVEQERPDSPAPSLESIKSSQSMGHPMAFQGRQPSETKVEQERPDSPAPSLESMRSSQSMGHPMAFQGQQPSETKVEQERPDSPAPSLESMRSSQSMGHPMAFQGQQPPEKKYEPAPSLESMKSDQSMGHPMAFHGQQSSGLKMKHRLKRNLTDMDLHRCMRSNSMGHLTTVQGRQTLESKESEELGNISTGDETDLSSVFRVIEKNISAFVKTQLKMFQKILSSDKSEFFQINSDDDDDDVMGDHKKVFHGLTLHFLRKMKKNKLADDLHIRLHAAECQLKLKSNLKKNFQYVFEGIAKAGGQTLLNQIYTELFVTEGGAAEVNMEHEVRHIETVSRKPAQPETTITCKDIFQPLPGRDKEIQRLMTKGVAGIGKTVLTQKFTLDWAEGKAHQNIQFTFLFSFKELNLLRDKKFSLVELVHHFFTETRERFCRFEEFKILFIFDGLDECRLPLDFHNNQVLTDVTESTSVDVLVTNLIKGNLLPSAHLWITTRPAAASQIPLECVDMVTEVRGFTDPQKEEYFRKRFRDEKEASTIISHVKISRSLHIMCHIPVFCWITASVLEKVLKTTQKEELPKTLTEMYVHFLVLQTKVKNIKYDGRSAADPHWSPDTRKMIESLGKLAFEQLQKGKLIFYESDLTECGFDVRSASVYSGVFTEMFKEESGLYQDKMYCFVHLSVQEFLAALHVQLTFINNGVDLLSEKPSLLSRIFGGKPFQIHFYQNAVDKALQSPTGHLDLFLRFLLGLSLESNQRLLQGLLKKTGSTSETTLEVVQYIKMKISEQLSFDRNVNLFHCLSELKDRSVVDEVGSYLSSERFPGDRLSPAQWSALAYVLVSSEQLDVFHLKKYSASEMALLRLVSVVKASNKALLSDCNLSLPSCEALSSVLMSQSSSLRILVMSNNDLQDSGLKLLCSGLESPLCALETLRLNFCNLSGSSCEALAPVLSSQSSSLKELDLSNNDLKDSGVKLLCTGLKSPNCTLETLRLSGCLLTKKGCASLALVLSSNYSRLRELDLSYNHLKEAAIRQLSALREDQQRNLKVLRTDHGGSERIQPGLRKYACHLTLDLNTVNKRIELSDNNRKVTVMREKQSYPDHSERFDYWKQVLCQQGLTDRCYWELEWTGQVYIAVTYRGIKRRGEGDDSCLGRNNQSWSLGCTDEKYSVLHHNKRSSVRKSPSNRVGVYLDWPAGTLSFYQVTSDKLIHLHTFHTTFTEPVYPAFRVKTDPFNSSVTLCNI; encoded by the exons ATGAGTCAGAGTGGGGAAAAGGATGATGGAGTTCCACCCTCCGACACCACTGGGTCGGGGGGACAGGAAAGACCAGACTCTCCAGCTCCAAGCCTTAAGTCCACGAGGAGCAGCCAGTCTATGGGTCACCCCATGGCTTTCCAAGGACAACAATGTTCAGAGACTAA GGTTGAGCAGGAAAGACCAGACTCTCCGGCTCCAAGCCTTGAGTCCATAAAGAGCAGCCAGTCCATGGGTCACCCCATGGCTTTCCAAGGACGACAACCTTCAGAAACAAA GGTTGAGCAGGAAAGGCCAGACTCTCCAGCTCCAAGCCTTGAGTCCATGAGGAGCAGCCAGTCTATGGGTCACCCCATGGCTTTCCAAGGACAACAACCTTCAGAAACAAA GGTTGAGCAGGAAAGGCCAGACTCTCCAGCTCCAAGCCTTGAGTCCATGAGGAGCAGCCAGTCTATGGGTCACCCCATGGCTTTCCAAGGACAACAACCTCCAGAAAAAAA GTATGAGCCAGCTCCAAGCCTTGAGTCCATGAAGAGTGACCAGTCTATGGGTCACCCCATGGCTTTCCATGGACAGCAATCTTCAGGATTGAA AATGAAACATAGACTGAAGAGAAATCTCACTGACATGGATCTGCACAGATGCATGAGGAGCAATTCTATGGGTCACCTCACGACTGTTCAAGGACGACAAACTCTAGAATCAAA agaATCCGAGGAGCTGGGAAATATCTCCACTGGTGATGAAACAGATCTAAGTTCTGTATTTAGG gttattgagaAGAACATCAGTGCTTTTGTGAAGACTCAGCTGAAGATGTTTCAGAAGATTCTGAGCTCAGATAAATCTGAATTTTTTCAGATTAAtagcgatgatgatgatgatgatgtgatggGTGATCACAAGAAGGTGTTCCATGGGCTCACGCTACATTttttgagaaaaatgaagaagaacaaACTAGCTGATGATTTGCATATAA GATTGCATGCTGCAGAGTGCCAACTTAAACTGAAGTCTAATTTAAAGAAGAATTTTCAGTATGTCTTTGAGGGAATTGCTAAAGCAGGAGGACAAACACTTCTAaatcagatctacacagagctctttGTCACTGAAGGAGGGGCTGCAGAAGTCAACATGGAACATGAGGTCAGACATATTGAAACAGTATCCAGGAAACCAGCCCAGCcagaaacaacaatcacatgcaAAGATATATTTCAGCCCTTACCTGGAAGAGATAAAGAAATCCAAAGACTGATGACAAAAGGAGTGGctggcatcgggaaaacagtcttaacgcAAAAATTCACCTTGGACTGGGCTGAAGGAAAAGCACATCAAAACATACAGTTTACGTTTCTGTTCAGCTTCAAAGAGCTCAATTTGCTCAGAGATAaaaagttcagcttggtggaactcgTTCATCACTTCTTTACTGAAACCAGAGAGAGATTTTGCCGTTTTGAAGAGTTTAAGATTTTGTTTATCTTTGATGGTCTCGATGAGTGTCGACTTCCGCTGGATTTCCACAACAATCAGGtcctgactgatgttacagagtccacctcagtggatgtaCTGGTGACCAACCTCAtcaaggggaacctgcttccctctgctcacctctggataaccactcgacctgcagcagccagtcAGATCCCTCTTGAGTGTGTTGACATGgtaacagaggtcagagggttcactgacccacagaaggaggagtacttcaggaagagatTCAGAGATGAGAAGGAGGCCAGCACAATCATCTCCCATGTCAAGATATCACGAagcctccacatcatgtgtcacatcccagtcttctgctggatcactgcttcAGTTCTGGAGAAAGTGTTGAAGACCACACAGAAAGAagagctgcccaagaccctgactgagatgtacgtCCACTTCCTGGTGCTTCAGACCAAAGTCAAGAacatcaagtatgatggaagatctgccgcagatccacactggagtccagaCACCAGGAaaatgattgagtctctgggaaaactggcctttgagcagctgcagAAAGGAAAGCTGATCTTCTACgaatcagacctgacagagtgtggcttCGATGTCagatcagcctcagtgtactcaggagtctTCACAGAAATGTTCAAAGAGGAGAGCGGGCTGTACCAGGACAAGATGTACTGCTTTGTCCATCtcagtgtccaggagtttctggctgctcttcatgtccaacTGACCTTCATCAACAATGGAGTCGATCTGCTGTCAGAAAAGCCATCTCTGCTGTCTAGAATCTTTGGAGGCAAACCTTTCCAAATCCATTTCTACCAGAATGCTGTGGAcaaggccttacagagtccaactggacacctggacctgttcctgcgtTTCTTGCTGGGTCTGTCTCTGGAGTCTAATCAGAGACTCCTACAAGGTCTGCTGAAGAAAACTGGAAGCACCTCAGAGACCACTTTGGAGGTAGTCCAATACATAAAGATGAAGATAAGTGAACAACTGTCATTTGACAGAAATGTCaatctgttccactgtctgagTGAACTCAAGGACCGCTCTGTAGTGGACGAGGTCGGGTCTTACCTCAGTTCAGAACGCTTCCCTGGTGATCGTCTTAGTCCTGCTCAGTGGTCGGCACTGGCCTATGTCTTAGTGTCATCAGAACAACTAGATGTGTTCCACCTGAAGAAATATTCAGCTTCAGAAATGGCTCTTCTGAGGCTGGTGTCtgtggtcaaagcctccaacaaagcacT GTTGAGTGATTGTAACCTGTCACTGCCtagctgtgaagctctgtcctcagtcctgatGTCCCAGTCTTCCAGTCTGAGAATTCTGGTCATGTCTAACAATGACTTGCAGGATTCAGGATTGAAACTTCTTTGCAGTGGATTGGAAAGTCCACTCTGTGCTCTGGAAACCCTCAG GTTGAATTTCTGTAACCTGTCAGGGAGCAGCTGTGAAGCTCTGGCCCCAGTGCTGAGTTCCCAGTCTTCCAGTCTAAAAGAGTTGGACCTAagcaacaatgacctgaaggattcaggcgTAAAGTTGCTCTGCACTGGACTGAAGAGTCCAAACTGCACACTGGAAACTCTCAG GTTGTCGGGTTGTCTGCTCACAAAGAAAGGCTGTGCTTCTCTGGCCTTAGTTCTGAGTTCCAATTATTCACGTTTGAGGGAGTTGGACTTGAGCTACAACCATCTAAAGGAGGCAGCAATCAGACAGCTCTCTGCTCTACGAGAGGATCAACAGAGGAACCTGAAGGTTCTCAG GACTGACCATGGTGGGTCTGAGAGAATACAGCCTGGTCTGAGAAAGT ATGCCTGTCATCTCACACTGGACCTAAACACAGTAAACAAAAGGATCGAACTGTCTGACAACAACAGAAAAGTGACAGTGATGAGAGAGAAGCAGTCATATCCTGACCATTCAGAGAGATTCGACTACTGGAAACAGGTTCTATGTCAACAAGGTCTGACCGATCGCTGTTACTGGGAGCTGGAGTGGACAGGACAAGTCTACATCGCAGTGACATACAGAGGAATCAAAAGAAGGGGAGAAGGTGATGACAGCTGTCTTGGAAGAAAtaatcagtcctggagtctgggcTGCACTGATGAAAAATACTCAGTCCTTCACCACAACAAGAGATCATCTGTCAGGAAATCCCCCTCCAACAGAGTCGGAGTATACCTGGACTGGCCTGCTGGCACTCTGTCCTTTTACCAAGTgacctctgacaaactgatccacctccacaccttccACACAACGTTCACTGAGCCGGTCTACCCTGCCTTCAGGGTGAAGACTGATCCGTTCAACTCCTCAGTGACTCTGTGTAACATATAG
- the LOC115435197 gene encoding protein NLRC3-like isoform X2 has translation MSQSGEKDDGVPPSDTTGSGGQERPDSPAPSLKSTRSSQSMGHPMAFQGQQCSETKVEQERPDSPAPSLESIKSSQSMGHPMAFQGRQPSETKVEQERPDSPAPSLESMRSSQSMGHPMAFQGQQPSETKVEQERPDSPAPSLESMRSSQSMGHPMAFQGQQPPEKKYEPAPSLESMKSDQSMGHPMAFHGQQSSGLKMKHRLKRNLTDMDLHRCMRSNSMGHLTTVQGRQTLESKESEELGNISTGDETDLSSVFRVIEKNISAFVKTQLKMFQKILSSDKSEFFQINSDDDDDDVMGDHKKVFHGLTLHFLRKMKKNKLADDLHIRLHAAECQLKLKSNLKKNFQYVFEGIAKAGGQTLLNQIYTELFVTEGGAAEVNMEHEVRHIETVSRKPAQPETTITCKDIFQPLPGRDKEIQRLMTKGVAGIGKTVLTQKFTLDWAEGKAHQNIQFTFLFSFKELNLLRDKKFSLVELVHHFFTETRERFCRFEEFKILFIFDGLDECRLPLDFHNNQVLTDVTESTSVDVLVTNLIKGNLLPSAHLWITTRPAAASQIPLECVDMVTEVRGFTDPQKEEYFRKRFRDEKEASTIISHVKISRSLHIMCHIPVFCWITASVLEKVLKTTQKEELPKTLTEMYVHFLVLQTKVKNIKYDGRSAADPHWSPDTRKMIESLGKLAFEQLQKGKLIFYESDLTECGFDVRSASVYSGVFTEMFKEESGLYQDKMYCFVHLSVQEFLAALHVQLTFINNGVDLLSEKPSLLSRIFGGKPFQIHFYQNAVDKALQSPTGHLDLFLRFLLGLSLESNQRLLQGLLKKTGSTSETTLEVVQYIKMKISEQLSFDRNVNLFHCLSELKDRSVVDEVGSYLSSERFPGDRLSPAQWSALAYVLVSSEQLDVFHLKKYSASEMALLRLVSVVKASNKALLSDCNLSLPSCEALSSVLMSQSSSLRILVMSNNDLQDSGLKLLCSGLESPLCALETLRLSGCLLTKKGCASLALVLSSNYSRLRELDLSYNHLKEAAIRQLSALREDQQRNLKVLRTDHGGSERIQPGLRKYACHLTLDLNTVNKRIELSDNNRKVTVMREKQSYPDHSERFDYWKQVLCQQGLTDRCYWELEWTGQVYIAVTYRGIKRRGEGDDSCLGRNNQSWSLGCTDEKYSVLHHNKRSSVRKSPSNRVGVYLDWPAGTLSFYQVTSDKLIHLHTFHTTFTEPVYPAFRVKTDPFNSSVTLCNI, from the exons ATGAGTCAGAGTGGGGAAAAGGATGATGGAGTTCCACCCTCCGACACCACTGGGTCGGGGGGACAGGAAAGACCAGACTCTCCAGCTCCAAGCCTTAAGTCCACGAGGAGCAGCCAGTCTATGGGTCACCCCATGGCTTTCCAAGGACAACAATGTTCAGAGACTAA GGTTGAGCAGGAAAGACCAGACTCTCCGGCTCCAAGCCTTGAGTCCATAAAGAGCAGCCAGTCCATGGGTCACCCCATGGCTTTCCAAGGACGACAACCTTCAGAAACAAA GGTTGAGCAGGAAAGGCCAGACTCTCCAGCTCCAAGCCTTGAGTCCATGAGGAGCAGCCAGTCTATGGGTCACCCCATGGCTTTCCAAGGACAACAACCTTCAGAAACAAA GGTTGAGCAGGAAAGGCCAGACTCTCCAGCTCCAAGCCTTGAGTCCATGAGGAGCAGCCAGTCTATGGGTCACCCCATGGCTTTCCAAGGACAACAACCTCCAGAAAAAAA GTATGAGCCAGCTCCAAGCCTTGAGTCCATGAAGAGTGACCAGTCTATGGGTCACCCCATGGCTTTCCATGGACAGCAATCTTCAGGATTGAA AATGAAACATAGACTGAAGAGAAATCTCACTGACATGGATCTGCACAGATGCATGAGGAGCAATTCTATGGGTCACCTCACGACTGTTCAAGGACGACAAACTCTAGAATCAAA agaATCCGAGGAGCTGGGAAATATCTCCACTGGTGATGAAACAGATCTAAGTTCTGTATTTAGG gttattgagaAGAACATCAGTGCTTTTGTGAAGACTCAGCTGAAGATGTTTCAGAAGATTCTGAGCTCAGATAAATCTGAATTTTTTCAGATTAAtagcgatgatgatgatgatgatgtgatggGTGATCACAAGAAGGTGTTCCATGGGCTCACGCTACATTttttgagaaaaatgaagaagaacaaACTAGCTGATGATTTGCATATAA GATTGCATGCTGCAGAGTGCCAACTTAAACTGAAGTCTAATTTAAAGAAGAATTTTCAGTATGTCTTTGAGGGAATTGCTAAAGCAGGAGGACAAACACTTCTAaatcagatctacacagagctctttGTCACTGAAGGAGGGGCTGCAGAAGTCAACATGGAACATGAGGTCAGACATATTGAAACAGTATCCAGGAAACCAGCCCAGCcagaaacaacaatcacatgcaAAGATATATTTCAGCCCTTACCTGGAAGAGATAAAGAAATCCAAAGACTGATGACAAAAGGAGTGGctggcatcgggaaaacagtcttaacgcAAAAATTCACCTTGGACTGGGCTGAAGGAAAAGCACATCAAAACATACAGTTTACGTTTCTGTTCAGCTTCAAAGAGCTCAATTTGCTCAGAGATAaaaagttcagcttggtggaactcgTTCATCACTTCTTTACTGAAACCAGAGAGAGATTTTGCCGTTTTGAAGAGTTTAAGATTTTGTTTATCTTTGATGGTCTCGATGAGTGTCGACTTCCGCTGGATTTCCACAACAATCAGGtcctgactgatgttacagagtccacctcagtggatgtaCTGGTGACCAACCTCAtcaaggggaacctgcttccctctgctcacctctggataaccactcgacctgcagcagccagtcAGATCCCTCTTGAGTGTGTTGACATGgtaacagaggtcagagggttcactgacccacagaaggaggagtacttcaggaagagatTCAGAGATGAGAAGGAGGCCAGCACAATCATCTCCCATGTCAAGATATCACGAagcctccacatcatgtgtcacatcccagtcttctgctggatcactgcttcAGTTCTGGAGAAAGTGTTGAAGACCACACAGAAAGAagagctgcccaagaccctgactgagatgtacgtCCACTTCCTGGTGCTTCAGACCAAAGTCAAGAacatcaagtatgatggaagatctgccgcagatccacactggagtccagaCACCAGGAaaatgattgagtctctgggaaaactggcctttgagcagctgcagAAAGGAAAGCTGATCTTCTACgaatcagacctgacagagtgtggcttCGATGTCagatcagcctcagtgtactcaggagtctTCACAGAAATGTTCAAAGAGGAGAGCGGGCTGTACCAGGACAAGATGTACTGCTTTGTCCATCtcagtgtccaggagtttctggctgctcttcatgtccaacTGACCTTCATCAACAATGGAGTCGATCTGCTGTCAGAAAAGCCATCTCTGCTGTCTAGAATCTTTGGAGGCAAACCTTTCCAAATCCATTTCTACCAGAATGCTGTGGAcaaggccttacagagtccaactggacacctggacctgttcctgcgtTTCTTGCTGGGTCTGTCTCTGGAGTCTAATCAGAGACTCCTACAAGGTCTGCTGAAGAAAACTGGAAGCACCTCAGAGACCACTTTGGAGGTAGTCCAATACATAAAGATGAAGATAAGTGAACAACTGTCATTTGACAGAAATGTCaatctgttccactgtctgagTGAACTCAAGGACCGCTCTGTAGTGGACGAGGTCGGGTCTTACCTCAGTTCAGAACGCTTCCCTGGTGATCGTCTTAGTCCTGCTCAGTGGTCGGCACTGGCCTATGTCTTAGTGTCATCAGAACAACTAGATGTGTTCCACCTGAAGAAATATTCAGCTTCAGAAATGGCTCTTCTGAGGCTGGTGTCtgtggtcaaagcctccaacaaagcacT GTTGAGTGATTGTAACCTGTCACTGCCtagctgtgaagctctgtcctcagtcctgatGTCCCAGTCTTCCAGTCTGAGAATTCTGGTCATGTCTAACAATGACTTGCAGGATTCAGGATTGAAACTTCTTTGCAGTGGATTGGAAAGTCCACTCTGTGCTCTGGAAACCCTCAG GTTGTCGGGTTGTCTGCTCACAAAGAAAGGCTGTGCTTCTCTGGCCTTAGTTCTGAGTTCCAATTATTCACGTTTGAGGGAGTTGGACTTGAGCTACAACCATCTAAAGGAGGCAGCAATCAGACAGCTCTCTGCTCTACGAGAGGATCAACAGAGGAACCTGAAGGTTCTCAG GACTGACCATGGTGGGTCTGAGAGAATACAGCCTGGTCTGAGAAAGT ATGCCTGTCATCTCACACTGGACCTAAACACAGTAAACAAAAGGATCGAACTGTCTGACAACAACAGAAAAGTGACAGTGATGAGAGAGAAGCAGTCATATCCTGACCATTCAGAGAGATTCGACTACTGGAAACAGGTTCTATGTCAACAAGGTCTGACCGATCGCTGTTACTGGGAGCTGGAGTGGACAGGACAAGTCTACATCGCAGTGACATACAGAGGAATCAAAAGAAGGGGAGAAGGTGATGACAGCTGTCTTGGAAGAAAtaatcagtcctggagtctgggcTGCACTGATGAAAAATACTCAGTCCTTCACCACAACAAGAGATCATCTGTCAGGAAATCCCCCTCCAACAGAGTCGGAGTATACCTGGACTGGCCTGCTGGCACTCTGTCCTTTTACCAAGTgacctctgacaaactgatccacctccacaccttccACACAACGTTCACTGAGCCGGTCTACCCTGCCTTCAGGGTGAAGACTGATCCGTTCAACTCCTCAGTGACTCTGTGTAACATATAG
- the sri gene encoding sorcin isoform X1 yields the protein MAYHGYGAAPGGFPPAQQDPMYGYFAAVAGQDGQISADELQRCLTQSGMSGSYKPFSLETCRLMISMLDRDYSSTMGFNEFKELGQVLTGWRNVFASYDRDHSGTVEGHELQQAIAGLGYNLSPQAMNIIMKRFSTNGRIPFDEFVSCCVKLRALTDQFRRRDQSQTGHASFGYDDFIQVTMNI from the exons ATGGCTTATCATGGATACGGTGCAGCTCCCGGCGGGTTCCCACCAGCG CAGCAGGATCCTATGTATGGATATTTTGCAGCTGTAGCAGGACAG GATGGACAGATCTCAGCGGATGAGCTGCAGCGTTGTCTCACACAGTCCGGCATGTCTGGCTCATACAAAC CTTTCAGCCTGGAGACCTGCAGACTGATGATCAGCATGTTGGAT AGGGATTATTCCAGCACCATGGGATTTAATGAGTTCAAGGAACTGGGGCAGGTTCTGACCGGCTGGAGGAACGTCTTCGCATCTTACGACAGGGACCACAGTGGAACCGTGGAGGGCCATGAACTGCAGCAGGCCATCGCCGGCCTGG GGTATAATCTGAGTCCTCAAGCCATGAACATCATCATGAAGCGCTTCAGTACAAATGGTAGGATTCCCTTTGACGAGTTTGTAAGCTGCTGTGTAAAACTGCGAGCTCTGACAG atCAGTTCAGGAGGAGAGACCAGAGCCAAACTGGACACGCGTCATTTGGTTATGACGAT TTCATTCAGGTCACCATGAACATCTGA
- the sri gene encoding sorcin isoform X3, whose amino-acid sequence MAYHGYGAAPGGFPPADPMYGYFAAVAGQDGQISADELQRCLTQSGMSGSYKPFSLETCRLMISMLDRDYSSTMGFNEFKELGQVLTGWRNVFASYDRDHSGTVEGHELQQAIAGLGYNLSPQAMNIIMKRFSTNGRIPFDEFVSCCVKLRALTDQFRRRDQSQTGHASFGYDDFIQVTMNI is encoded by the exons ATGGCTTATCATGGATACGGTGCAGCTCCCGGCGGGTTCCCACCAGCG GATCCTATGTATGGATATTTTGCAGCTGTAGCAGGACAG GATGGACAGATCTCAGCGGATGAGCTGCAGCGTTGTCTCACACAGTCCGGCATGTCTGGCTCATACAAAC CTTTCAGCCTGGAGACCTGCAGACTGATGATCAGCATGTTGGAT AGGGATTATTCCAGCACCATGGGATTTAATGAGTTCAAGGAACTGGGGCAGGTTCTGACCGGCTGGAGGAACGTCTTCGCATCTTACGACAGGGACCACAGTGGAACCGTGGAGGGCCATGAACTGCAGCAGGCCATCGCCGGCCTGG GGTATAATCTGAGTCCTCAAGCCATGAACATCATCATGAAGCGCTTCAGTACAAATGGTAGGATTCCCTTTGACGAGTTTGTAAGCTGCTGTGTAAAACTGCGAGCTCTGACAG atCAGTTCAGGAGGAGAGACCAGAGCCAAACTGGACACGCGTCATTTGGTTATGACGAT TTCATTCAGGTCACCATGAACATCTGA
- the sri gene encoding sorcin isoform X2, which translates to MAYHGYGAAPGGFPPAQDPMYGYFAAVAGQDGQISADELQRCLTQSGMSGSYKPFSLETCRLMISMLDRDYSSTMGFNEFKELGQVLTGWRNVFASYDRDHSGTVEGHELQQAIAGLGYNLSPQAMNIIMKRFSTNGRIPFDEFVSCCVKLRALTDQFRRRDQSQTGHASFGYDDFIQVTMNI; encoded by the exons ATGGCTTATCATGGATACGGTGCAGCTCCCGGCGGGTTCCCACCAGCG CAGGATCCTATGTATGGATATTTTGCAGCTGTAGCAGGACAG GATGGACAGATCTCAGCGGATGAGCTGCAGCGTTGTCTCACACAGTCCGGCATGTCTGGCTCATACAAAC CTTTCAGCCTGGAGACCTGCAGACTGATGATCAGCATGTTGGAT AGGGATTATTCCAGCACCATGGGATTTAATGAGTTCAAGGAACTGGGGCAGGTTCTGACCGGCTGGAGGAACGTCTTCGCATCTTACGACAGGGACCACAGTGGAACCGTGGAGGGCCATGAACTGCAGCAGGCCATCGCCGGCCTGG GGTATAATCTGAGTCCTCAAGCCATGAACATCATCATGAAGCGCTTCAGTACAAATGGTAGGATTCCCTTTGACGAGTTTGTAAGCTGCTGTGTAAAACTGCGAGCTCTGACAG atCAGTTCAGGAGGAGAGACCAGAGCCAAACTGGACACGCGTCATTTGGTTATGACGAT TTCATTCAGGTCACCATGAACATCTGA